A region from the Volucribacter amazonae genome encodes:
- a CDS encoding carbonic anhydrase encodes MMKKIGVISLFTAFLLGCSQQQSNMAHDEKAIHSVHHHWSYVGNEDPAHWGDLATDYQVCKLGKNQSPVDLSESIVTHSHSIKLRTAKTEVTLENNGHSIQVTPANTNNMLWIKQKPFVLQQFHFHTPSEHTFKQQHFPLEGHFVYQSEDGQLAVVAVFFNIGKANAVLTQLEQQTLSVGQKYSLTQAIDLAKLIPKNQKHLRLTGSLTTPPCTEGVNWIIMQQPIEASQTQIDWLAKIMGKNNRPLQPLNSRFIIQE; translated from the coding sequence ATGATGAAAAAAATAGGGGTAATCAGCTTATTTACGGCTTTTCTTTTAGGTTGTAGTCAACAACAGTCAAACATGGCTCACGATGAAAAAGCAATACATTCTGTTCATCATCACTGGTCTTATGTTGGTAATGAAGATCCTGCCCATTGGGGAGATTTAGCAACAGATTATCAAGTTTGTAAGTTGGGTAAAAACCAATCTCCAGTGGATTTGTCTGAGTCTATTGTAACGCATTCTCATTCAATTAAATTGCGTACAGCTAAAACAGAGGTAACATTAGAAAATAATGGGCATAGTATTCAAGTAACGCCAGCAAACACGAATAATATGTTATGGATTAAACAAAAACCTTTTGTTTTACAGCAATTCCATTTTCATACACCAAGTGAGCATACCTTTAAACAGCAGCATTTTCCGTTAGAAGGACATTTTGTCTATCAAAGTGAAGATGGGCAGTTGGCTGTCGTTGCTGTCTTTTTTAATATAGGTAAAGCCAATGCTGTATTAACTCAATTAGAACAACAAACTTTATCTGTAGGACAAAAGTATTCTTTAACTCAAGCTATTGATTTAGCCAAACTTATACCTAAAAATCAAAAACATTTGCGTTTAACGGGGTCATTAACGACACCACCTTGTACTGAGGGAGTAAATTGGATTATTATGCAACAACCGATTGAAGCAAGTCAGACACAAATTGATTGGCTAGCGAAAATAATGGGAAAAAATAATCGTCCATTACAGCCGTTAAATTCACGTTTTATTATTCAAGAATAA
- a CDS encoding peptidylprolyl isomerase, producing the protein MVTLHTNFGDIKIALNHEKAPKTAENFLNYCKNGFYNNTIFHRVIDGFMIQGGGLEVGMQEKATNQPIQNEANNGLSNKRGTIAMARTADPHSATAQFFINTVDNDFLDFKSESMQGWGYCVFGEVVGGMEIVDKISKVKTGNYGFHQDVPKEEVVITSVSVDE; encoded by the coding sequence ATGGTTACATTACATACAAATTTTGGTGACATTAAAATTGCATTGAATCATGAAAAAGCACCTAAAACCGCAGAGAATTTTTTAAATTACTGCAAAAATGGCTTTTATAATAACACAATTTTCCATCGTGTTATTGATGGTTTTATGATTCAAGGTGGTGGTTTAGAAGTGGGTATGCAAGAAAAAGCAACCAATCAACCGATTCAAAATGAAGCAAATAATGGGCTTAGTAACAAACGTGGTACCATTGCAATGGCACGTACTGCTGATCCTCATTCTGCAACCGCACAATTTTTTATTAATACCGTTGATAATGATTTTTTAGATTTTAAATCAGAATCTATGCAGGGTTGGGGATACTGCGTATTTGGTGAAGTTGTGGGCGGTATGGAAATCGTGGATAAAATCAGTAAAGTGAAAACAGGTAACTATGGTTTTCACCAAGATGTTCCAAAAGAAGAAGTGGTTATTACTTCGGTTTCAGTAGATGAATAA
- the cysS gene encoding cysteine--tRNA ligase — MLKIFNTLTREKEIFKPIHHNKVGMYVCGVTVYDLCHFGHGRTFVSFDVIARYLRYLGYDLTYVRNITDVDDKIIKRALENNESSEQLVERMIHEMHQDFDALNIQRPDIEPRATHNIAEIIAMVEKLIAKGHAYVAEDGDVMFNVPSFSQYGALSRQNLQQLQAGARVEIKSVKRNPMDFVLWKMSKPNEPSWDSPWGKGRPGWHIECSAMNQKTLGKHFDIHGGGSDLMFPHHENEIAQSCCANGHDYVNYWLHTGMLTIDKEKMSKSLGNFFTIRTMLEQYDAESLRYFFLTAHYRSLLNYDLEALSNARQALERLYTALRGTNPHTKPAGGEQYITAFKTAMNDDFNTPSALAVLFDMARELNKLKNEDQQKADQLAAGLRELASVLGLLYQDPEQFLQAGANQDDIVLIEQLIEQRNTARANKDWAIADQARDKLTEMGIILEDSANGTTWRRA, encoded by the coding sequence ATGCTAAAAATATTTAATACCCTAACTCGAGAAAAAGAAATTTTCAAACCTATTCATCATAATAAAGTAGGCATGTATGTTTGTGGGGTAACCGTTTATGACCTTTGCCATTTTGGACATGGAAGAACCTTTGTTTCTTTTGATGTCATTGCCCGTTATTTACGTTATCTTGGCTATGATCTGACTTATGTTCGTAATATCACTGATGTGGACGATAAAATTATTAAGCGAGCGTTAGAAAATAACGAAAGCAGTGAACAATTAGTAGAGCGAATGATTCACGAAATGCACCAAGATTTTGATGCCCTTAATATTCAACGCCCTGATATTGAACCAAGAGCCACCCATAATATTGCAGAAATTATTGCTATGGTAGAAAAACTTATCGCTAAAGGTCATGCTTATGTGGCAGAGGACGGCGATGTGATGTTTAATGTACCAAGTTTTAGCCAATATGGGGCATTATCTCGCCAAAATTTACAGCAACTCCAAGCTGGGGCAAGGGTTGAAATAAAATCGGTGAAACGTAATCCCATGGATTTTGTGCTATGGAAAATGTCAAAACCTAATGAACCAAGCTGGGATTCGCCATGGGGAAAAGGCCGCCCGGGTTGGCATATTGAGTGTTCCGCAATGAATCAAAAAACCTTAGGTAAGCATTTTGATATTCATGGTGGTGGCTCAGATTTAATGTTCCCACATCATGAAAATGAAATTGCACAATCTTGCTGTGCTAATGGACATGATTATGTCAATTATTGGCTACATACAGGTATGCTCACTATTGATAAAGAGAAAATGTCCAAATCGCTGGGGAATTTTTTTACCATTCGGACAATGCTTGAACAATATGACGCTGAAAGTTTACGCTATTTCTTTCTCACTGCACATTATCGTTCATTGCTTAACTATGATTTAGAGGCTCTCAGCAATGCTCGTCAAGCCTTAGAACGTCTTTACACCGCTTTACGTGGCACAAATCCACATACCAAGCCCGCAGGAGGAGAACAATATATTACGGCATTTAAAACAGCGATGAATGACGATTTTAACACACCGTCCGCTCTAGCTGTACTGTTTGATATGGCTCGTGAACTCAATAAATTAAAAAATGAAGATCAACAAAAAGCCGATCAACTCGCCGCAGGATTACGTGAATTAGCTAGCGTATTGGGTCTTTTATACCAAGATCCAGAGCAATTTCTACAAGCAGGGGCAAACCAAGATGATATTGTACTTATTGAACAACTTATTGAACAACGCAATACTGCTCGTGCTAATAAAGATTGGGCAATCGCCGACCAAGCTCGTGATAAACTTACCGAAATGGGCATTATTTTAGAAGATAGTGCAAATGGTACAACTTGGCGGAGAGCTTAA
- a CDS encoding IS256 family transposase, variant Zn-binding type, with translation MKNCLYCQNNSIHKHGKKNTIQRYKCNHCNKTFTFQNKLNPTEIWFYYSQGKQTYKELAIKYQYSVKTIQRYIDKAPKTALKFPLSIHLNIIMDTTFFKRDFGVLVLMDSLTEKVIYHQIVKTEKDIYYQLALNKLREKGYIIQSITCDGRSGLLKEIFNTPVQMCHFHLVAMVMRKLRKKHQSQAGKELKIIMKTLKESQKHDFFRRLHYWYLKHQDYLNERSEKCNEKGYFPYKHKGLRGALESIKYYEKYLFTFEKYSELNIEKTINRLEGLFSELKRKLINHNGLSGKRKIMFIKDFLNKNSC, from the coding sequence ATAAAAAATTGCCTATATTGTCAAAATAACTCAATCCACAAACATGGAAAGAAAAATACCATTCAACGCTATAAATGCAATCATTGTAATAAAACTTTTACCTTTCAAAATAAATTAAATCCCACCGAAATTTGGTTTTATTATTCTCAAGGAAAACAAACGTATAAAGAGCTTGCCATTAAATATCAATATTCTGTTAAAACAATCCAAAGATATATTGATAAAGCCCCTAAAACAGCGTTAAAATTTCCTCTATCAATACATTTAAATATTATTATGGATACCACTTTCTTTAAGCGAGATTTTGGTGTGTTAGTGTTAATGGATAGCCTGACAGAAAAAGTGATTTATCATCAAATTGTAAAAACAGAAAAGGATATTTATTATCAACTAGCTTTAAATAAATTAAGAGAAAAAGGCTATATTATTCAATCAATTACCTGTGATGGTCGTAGTGGGCTGTTAAAAGAGATATTCAATACACCTGTTCAAATGTGCCATTTTCATCTTGTGGCAATGGTGATGAGAAAATTAAGAAAAAAACATCAATCTCAGGCTGGAAAGGAATTAAAAATTATTATGAAAACCTTAAAAGAAAGCCAAAAACATGATTTTTTTCGTCGTTTGCATTATTGGTATTTAAAACATCAAGATTATTTGAATGAACGCTCAGAGAAATGTAATGAAAAAGGTTATTTCCCTTATAAACATAAAGGATTAAGAGGGGCATTAGAGAGTATTAAATATTATGAAAAGTATTTATTTACTTTTGAAAAATATTCGGAATTAAATATTGAAAAAACAATAAATCGGTTAGAAGGTTTATTTAGTGAACTTAAGCGTAAATTAATTAATCATAATGGATTAAGTGGAAAGCGTAAGATTATGTTTATAAAGGATTTTTTAAATAAAAATAGTTGCTAA
- a CDS encoding energy transducer TonB family protein — protein MQKKDSLIGFCGSLIIHIVIFSLLAWAIFKDKADDTANGFEANVVSTHISMEMMMATVMEEPEPTPEPQPEHEPEVKEEIPDPTVKPEPPKPEKPKEEPKKEPPKPKPEKPKPVKREKPKPDRPKANREVNSDSAINSQAATTGPVTTNNPNLVGNGRNTDEISAYRSALRREIERHKRYPQRAKMMRRQGVVTVSFNIGANGNITEAKIAKSSGNDDLDNAALTAVKNARPIGPRPAGMPVSITVPISFKIQ, from the coding sequence ATGCAAAAAAAAGATTCCTTAATCGGTTTTTGCGGTTCGCTGATTATTCATATTGTTATTTTTTCGCTATTAGCTTGGGCTATTTTTAAAGATAAAGCTGATGATACCGCTAATGGTTTTGAAGCTAATGTTGTCAGTACCCATATTTCTATGGAAATGATGATGGCAACTGTTATGGAAGAACCTGAACCAACTCCTGAGCCACAGCCTGAACATGAGCCAGAAGTAAAAGAGGAAATTCCTGATCCAACGGTAAAGCCCGAGCCTCCAAAGCCAGAAAAACCAAAGGAAGAACCAAAAAAAGAACCGCCAAAACCGAAACCAGAAAAACCAAAACCAGTAAAACGAGAAAAGCCTAAGCCTGATCGTCCTAAAGCTAATCGAGAGGTAAATTCCGATTCCGCAATTAACTCACAAGCGGCAACGACAGGACCTGTAACGACCAATAATCCTAATTTGGTGGGGAATGGGCGTAATACTGATGAAATCAGTGCTTATCGTAGTGCATTACGCCGAGAAATTGAACGGCATAAACGCTACCCACAAAGGGCAAAAATGATGCGACGTCAAGGGGTTGTTACAGTAAGTTTCAATATTGGTGCAAATGGAAACATTACTGAGGCAAAAATTGCTAAATCTTCTGGTAATGATGATTTAGATAATGCAGCATTAACCGCTGTAAAAAATGCACGCCCTATTGGGCCAAGACCAGCAGGAATGCCTGTTAGTATTACTGTTCCGATCAGTTTTAAAATTCAATAA
- the exbD gene encoding TonB system transport protein ExbD: protein MKKFDEINIIPFIDIMLVLLAIVLITASFISQGKIEVNVPKASSAVAFKSDELAKLLTVTEKGELYYNDKPIDKSALEQEVSQWDKDQRVTLKVDANAPFQDFVSITDIMAKNDIKNVAIVTLKEKGE from the coding sequence ATGAAAAAGTTTGATGAAATCAATATCATTCCTTTTATTGATATTATGTTGGTTTTGTTAGCCATTGTATTGATTACAGCTTCTTTTATTTCACAAGGAAAAATTGAAGTCAATGTGCCTAAAGCTTCTAGTGCGGTAGCATTTAAATCTGATGAACTAGCAAAATTATTGACGGTAACTGAAAAAGGCGAGCTTTATTATAATGATAAACCCATTGATAAGTCAGCGCTTGAACAAGAAGTGAGTCAATGGGATAAAGATCAGCGAGTAACTCTTAAAGTAGATGCCAATGCTCCGTTTCAGGATTTTGTATCTATTACCGATATTATGGCAAAAAATGATATTAAAAATGTTGCGATTGTAACATTAAAAGAAAAAGGCGAATAA
- the exbB gene encoding TonB-system energizer ExbB → MSLFEFLQNYIDYIILGLLALMSFIMLWAVIERFIFLNRVDVSQYSNKYQLDIDLTRNLTTISTVGANAPYVGLLGTVIGILLTFYELGNSGGDIDAAAIMVHLSLALKATGVGILVAIPAMIFYSALGRKVEVNRLKWKALQQHQA, encoded by the coding sequence ATGAGCTTATTTGAATTTTTACAAAATTATATTGATTATATTATTCTCGGATTATTGGCTTTAATGAGCTTTATCATGCTTTGGGCGGTAATTGAACGGTTTATTTTTTTAAATCGTGTTGATGTGAGCCAATATAGCAATAAATACCAACTGGATATTGATTTGACACGCAATTTAACCACCATTTCTACCGTGGGAGCAAATGCACCTTATGTAGGGTTATTAGGTACAGTAATTGGTATTCTATTAACTTTTTATGAATTAGGTAATTCTGGCGGTGATATTGATGCGGCCGCCATTATGGTACATTTATCCTTAGCCTTAAAAGCCACTGGTGTAGGTATCTTAGTCGCTATTCCTGCGATGATTTTTTATAGTGCTCTTGGGCGTAAAGTGGAAGTTAATCGTTTGAAATGGAAAGCCTTACAGCAACACCAAGCATAA